The following are encoded in a window of Syngnathoides biaculeatus isolate LvHL_M chromosome 3, ASM1980259v1, whole genome shotgun sequence genomic DNA:
- the tdrd12 gene encoding putative ATP-dependent RNA helicase TDRD12 isoform X5 — protein MSKLLNFKVMDPSCMWARLDGPVGTETLDKQHYDELFKRMNVFYDDVSGDACTAMPASLVVGQVCAVYWSQMKTWCRAWLESIISDSDASYACCYLVDHGEPLVVLFNKIQCVEQEFLQLPFMMRRFHLARVKPLTLQVSVSEKAKLAPSSHWDSSATSYLYHLFKTSSQVEAVVLQDESQSAAIELYISVNGVKICVNDELVAKRFAIYSQDVSDSSKLEQLNIQHFRFPRRGLKAPPWKPPARTASAPVSRTQVETSSTPVIQHAGLRPCDRMPATSQSPECEGGISSKVTDGHVLTGNHSQRFMRFLNPECTVEAETSASRPEELTQCSPPHSSSSSSTGQEVGPAPEQSDAMKLEDDKWARTRLLEWLNPKSLKFHSDDDECDPVLPINPKICDILVHSSLPTEPFSSLDDAPITDNFRRMLQRKQFCPSPVDLVAWPAVARGNNTVVISPTADQPHGYLAPFLSHMLLSTIFTISSSRVGPLAVVLCPGWEKVHLLCDLLKEGQVSRSLNPAGVLNGGAKDVNIPKDCLLLVTTPFSLVRLLSRHCFLFLRLRHLVLDEADQLFALAPDQMETILQHFQKVISRQEMSSCPQQLVASAKRWTAQMEALIANHMPDACTVIAAPEEAALYGNVQQVVLMTLESSKIATLLSVMDFCPDVGQKTVIICNTAAEVEDVHKAVSSKSGFCMKTHEGLTHTVDFVLQQWAKCIRPGTNVILVITNECLSCLGLTDATCVVHFAFPSSPKTFGSRLFCMSSHFRNLSEPSSTARVSQVCKSLLLVSERNARHVVGLVRYLKRSRAPLPAELLAFAEAAREVQEEDKTDRPFCHYLKSFGVCRFSRCPDRHRLVSQLDQSNLPASGFIEVLPLYVKTASVFCGRIVREEDGVFDRMMADMTSYYADCQPLSEELREGGLYAVQEDQDFHRVKVITVPDAKDRPFFGVLVRFIDVGKEKEVNSCQILRLPDEFRTVPGQAVEMIVCQVKPGDAEADWHPKVTRAVSQKIVGVRHRARAAHSLGNAVFLDIMVRETRVPGMKTVISEYNVPALILNTGMAERNPGHLDQLKALSLTRGNRTSDPPVEPESLQISNLSTIRNKAVEGVKELEVPEHQALPLRQEADEKTNIQSSSHISSGTEINQTTNQPPHLNIFEDGDPAGDDRNDEVLVACRADVTKNLHPQVRWYQTSTSLSVTLKLRDPQGQRCDFHPDRAVYSGSVDGRRYRADLDLYAGVLAERCRWELKCGEPVLALVKRECGYWPALLRSKNKFVSYDVDHLEEEDDVSTHSVAFLGDTGEEFHFVDTDSSTDSDSAC, from the exons ATGTCCAAATTGCTGAACTTTAAG GTGATGGACCCGTCATGTATGTGGGCACGGCTGGATGGTCCCGTCGGGACGGAGACGCTTGACAAGCAGCACTACGACGAGCTTTTCAAACGCATGAATGTTTTCTACGACGACGTCTCCGGCGACGCGTGCACGGCGATGCCCGCCTCACTAGTCGTGGGACAG GTGTGTGCGGTGTACTGGTCCCAGATGAAGACGTGGTGCCGTGCCTGGCTGGAGTCCATCATCTCAGACTCGGATGCGTCCTATGCTTGCTGTTACCTGGTGGACCACGGAGAACCGCTGGTTGTCCTCTTCAACAA AATCCAATGTGTCGAGCAGGAGTTCCTCCAGCTGCCATTCATGATGCGGAGGTTCCACCTGGCGAGGGTCAAGCCGCTGACGCTGCAAGTGTCTGTTTCCGAGAAGGCCAAGCTCGC GCCGTCCAGCCACTGGGACAGCTCGGCCACGTCTTACTTGTACCACCTTTTCAAAA CGTCGAGTCAGGTGGAGGCCGTGGTCCTGCAGGATGAGTCCCAGTCCGCCGCCATCGAGCTCTACATAAGTGTCAACGGTGTCAAG ATTTGTGTGAATGATGAGCTGGTGGCCAAGAGGTTTGCAATTTACAGCCAAGACGTGTCCGACAGCAGCAAGCTGGAGCAGCTCAATATTCAGCATTTTAGGTTTCCGCGCCGCGGCCTCAAAGCACCTCCCTGGAAGCCGCCAGCACGGACCGCGTCCGCTCCGGTGTCACGAACACAAGTGGAAACTTCGTCCACTCCAG TGATTCAGCATGCGGGACTGCGACCATGCGATCGAATGCCAGCGACCTCTCAG AGCCCTGAGTGTGAGGGAGGCATCAGTTCAAAGGTCACAGACGGACACGTGTTAACGGGAAACCACTCACAGAG GTTCATGAGGTTCCTCAATCCCGAATGCACCGTTGAGGCCgagacaagt GCGAGTCGACCCGAGGAGCTGACCCAATGTTCGCCTCCACATTCTTCCAGCTCGTCCAGCACAGGACAGGAAGT CGGGCCGGCTCCCGAACAATCGGATGCGATGAAGCTGGAAGACGACAAGTGGGCTCGCACAAG ACTTTTGGAGTGGCTGAATCCAAAGTCTCTGAAATTTCATTCAGATGATGATGAATGTGATCCG GTCCTTCCCATAAATCCGAAGATATGTGACATTCTGGTTCACTCGAGCCTCCCGACGGAGCCATTTTCAAGCCTGGATGACGCCCCCATCACTGACAACTTCCGCAGG ATGTTGCAGAGGAAGCAGTTCTGCCCGTCTCCTGTGGACCTTGTGGCCTGGCCCGCCGTGGCTCGAGGAAACAACACCGTTGTCATTTCGCCCACCGCTGACCAGCCTCACGGCTACTTGGCCCCCTTCCTCAGTCATATGCTGCTCAGCACCATCTTCACCATCTCCTCATCCAGAGTGGGA CCGTTAGCAGTGGTGCTGTGTCCCGGCTGGGAGAAGGTCCACCTGCTGTGCGACCTTCTTAAGGAGGGCCAGGTTTCCCGGAGCCTCAACCCGGCCGGTGTGCTGAATGGCGGTGCCAAAGACGTCAATATTCCTAAAGACT GCCTGCTGTTGGTGACGACTCCCTTCAGTCTTGTGCGTCTGCTGTCACGTCACTGCTTCCTGTTCCTGCGTTTACGCCACCTTGTGCTCGATGAAGCCGACCAGCTCTTTGCGTTGGCTCCAGACCAG ATGGAGACCATCTTGCAGCATTTTCAGAAGGTCATCTCCCGCCAGGAAATGTCGTCGTGCCCGCAGCAGCTGGTCGCTTCGGCCAAGCGGTGGACGGCTCAAATGGAGGCTCTGATTGCCAATCACATGCCCGACGCTTGCACGGTCATCGCAGCTCCCGAAGAAGCGGCCCTCTATGGAAACGTGCAGCAG GTTGTCCTCATGACCTTGGAGAGCAGCAAGATCGCCACGCTGTTGAGCGTGATGGACTTCTGCCCTGATGTGGGCCAGAAGACCGTCATCATCTGCAACACCGCTGCAGAGGTTGAAGATGTCCACAAGG CTGTGAGCAGTAAATCGGGTTTCTGTATGAAGACTCACGAGGGTTTAACGCACACCGTTGACTTTGTGCTGCAGCAGTgggccaaatgcatcagacccGGCACGAACGTCATTCTGG TCATCACCAATGAGTGCCTGAGCTGTTTAGGGCTGACAGACGCTACCTGTGTGGTCCATTTTGCCTTCCCAAGTTCACCCAAAACGTTTGGAAGCCGACTCTTCTGCATGAGTAGCCACTTCCGAAATCTCTCAGAGCCT AGCTCAACGGCGAGAGTTTCTCAAGTCTGCAAGTCCTTGCTGCTGGTCTCTGAGAGAAACGCGCGGCACGTCGTCGGCCTGGTCCGCTACCTGAAACGAAGCCGTGCTCCGCTACCCGCGGAGCTGCTGGCTTTCGCAGAAGCGGCCCGCGAGGTCCAAGAGGAGGACAAGACTGACCGGCCCTTCTGTCACTACCTGAAAAGTTTTGGAGTGTGCAG GTTCAGCAGGTGTCCGGACCGTCACAGGCTCGTTTCTCAGCTGGATCAATCCAATCTTCCTGCTTCTGGATTCATAGAG GTGTTGCCTCTCTACGTCAAGACGGCCTCAGTCTTCTGTGGTCGGATAGTCCGGGAGGAGGATGGCGTGTTTGACCGCATGATGGCTGACATGACGTCTTACTATGCCGACTGCCAGCCGCTCTCTGAGGAGCTACGAGAAGGAGGCTTGTATGCTGTGCAGGAAGACCAAGACTTCCACAG GGTGAAGGTCATAACTGTCCCCGATGCCAAAGACCGCCCATTTTTCGGCGTCCTTGTTCGCTTCATTGATGTCGGAAAAGAGAAAGAAGTCAACTCCTGCCAGATCCTGCGGCTGCCGGACGAGTTCCGCACTGTGCCCGGCCAggctgtagagatgattgtgtgCCAGGTGAAGCCCGGCGACGCCGAGGCCGACTGGCATCCAAAG GTGACCCGAGCCGTCAGCCAGAAGATTGTCGGTGTCAGGCACAGAGCCAGAGCCGCCCACAGTCTGGGAAACGCGGTCTTCCTGGATATTATG GTTCGGGAGACTCGGGTGCCCGGCATGAAGACGGTAATCAGCGAGTACAACGTACCGGCGCTCATTCTGAACACGGGCATGGCCGAGCGAAACCCGGGCCACCTGGACCAGCTGAAGGCGCTCAGTCTCACTCGCGG GAATCGAACCAGCGACCCTCCGGTGGAGCCAGAGTCCTTACAGATTAGCAATTTATCCACCATCCGAAACAAAGCAGTGGAAGGAGTCAAGGAGCTTGAAGTACCAGAACATCAAGCACTTCCTCTTCGTCAGGAAGCAGACGAAAAGACAAACATCCAAAGTTCTTCCCATATCAG CAGCGGAACTGAAATCAACCAGACAACGAACCAGCCTCCGCATCTAAACATCTTCGAAGATG GTGATCCCGCCGGTGATGACCGAAACGACGAGGTGCTCGTCGCGTGCCGCGCAGACGTGACAAAGAA TCTGCACCCTCAGGTCCGCTGGTACCAGACGTCCACGTCGTTGAGCGTCACGCTGAAGCTGAGGGACCCGCAGGGTCAGCGCTGCGACTTCCACCCCGACCGGGCGGTCTACAG CGGAAGCGTGGACGGCCGCCGCTACAGAGCAGATCTGGATCTCTACGCGGGCGTGTTGGCCGAGCGCTGCCGCTGGGAGCTCAAGTGCGGCGAGCCCGTCCTGGCGCTGGTCAAACGGGAGTGCGGCTACTGGCCCGCGCTTCTCAGGAGCAAG AACAAATTTGTGAGTTACGACGTGGACCAcctggaggaggaagacgacgTTTCGACTCATA gtgtCGCGTTTCTGGGCGACACGGGAGAAGAATTCCATTTTGTCGACACAGACAGCAGCACCGACAGCGACTCCGCGTGCTGA
- the tdrd12 gene encoding putative ATP-dependent RNA helicase TDRD12 isoform X2, which produces MSKLLNFKVMDPSCMWARLDGPVGTETLDKQHYDELFKRMNVFYDDVSGDACTAMPASLVVGQVCAVYWSQMKTWCRAWLESIISDSDASYACCYLVDHGEPLVVLFNKIQCVEQEFLQLPFMMRRFHLARVKPLTLQVSVSEKAKLAPSSHWDSSATSYLYHLFKTSSQVEAVVLQDESQSAAIELYISVNGVKICVNDELVAKRFAIYSQDVSDSSKLEQLNIQHFRFPRRGLKAPPWKPPARTASAPVSRTQVETSSTPVIQHAGLRPCDRMPATSQSPECEGGISSKVTDGHVLTGNHSQSDLLEDSDASLATAFNSHLALFRFMRFLNPECTVEAETSASRPEELTQCSPPHSSSSSSTGQEVGPAPEQSDAMKLEDDKWARTRLLEWLNPKSLKFHSDDDECDPVLPINPKICDILVHSSLPTEPFSSLDDAPITDNFRRMLQRKQFCPSPVDLVAWPAVARGNNTVVISPTADQPHGYLAPFLSHMLLSTIFTISSSRVGPLAVVLCPGWEKVHLLCDLLKEGQVSRSLNPAGVLNGGAKDVNIPKDCLLLVTTPFSLVRLLSRHCFLFLRLRHLVLDEADQLFALAPDQMETILQHFQKVISRQEMSSCPQQLVASAKRWTAQMEALIANHMPDACTVIAAPEEAALYGNVQQVVLMTLESSKIATLLSVMDFCPDVGQKTVIICNTAAEVEDVHKAVSSKSGFCMKTHEGLTHTVDFVLQQWAKCIRPGTNVILVITNECLSCLGLTDATCVVHFAFPSSPKTFGSRLFCMSSHFRNLSEPSSTARVSQVCKSLLLVSERNARHVVGLVRYLKRSRAPLPAELLAFAEAAREVQEEDKTDRPFCHYLKSFGVCRFSRCPDRHRLVSQLDQSNLPASGFIEVLPLYVKTASVFCGRIVREEDGVFDRMMADMTSYYADCQPLSEELREGGLYAVQEDQDFHRVKVITVPDAKDRPFFGVLVRFIDVGKEKEVNSCQILRLPDEFRTVPGQAVEMIVCQVKPGDAEADWHPKVTRAVSQKIVGVRHRARAAHSLGNAVFLDIMVRETRVPGMKTVISEYNVPALILNTGMAERNPGHLDQLKALSLTRGNRTSDPPVEPESLQISNLSTIRNKAVEGVKELEVPEHQALPLRQEADEKTNIQSSSHISGTEINQTTNQPPHLNIFEDGDPAGDDRNDEVLVACRADVTKNLHPQVRWYQTSTSLSVTLKLRDPQGQRCDFHPDRAVYSGSVDGRRYRADLDLYAGVLAERCRWELKCGEPVLALVKRECGYWPALLRSKNKFVSYDVDHLEEEDDVSTHSVAFLGDTGEEFHFVDTDSSTDSDSAC; this is translated from the exons ATGTCCAAATTGCTGAACTTTAAG GTGATGGACCCGTCATGTATGTGGGCACGGCTGGATGGTCCCGTCGGGACGGAGACGCTTGACAAGCAGCACTACGACGAGCTTTTCAAACGCATGAATGTTTTCTACGACGACGTCTCCGGCGACGCGTGCACGGCGATGCCCGCCTCACTAGTCGTGGGACAG GTGTGTGCGGTGTACTGGTCCCAGATGAAGACGTGGTGCCGTGCCTGGCTGGAGTCCATCATCTCAGACTCGGATGCGTCCTATGCTTGCTGTTACCTGGTGGACCACGGAGAACCGCTGGTTGTCCTCTTCAACAA AATCCAATGTGTCGAGCAGGAGTTCCTCCAGCTGCCATTCATGATGCGGAGGTTCCACCTGGCGAGGGTCAAGCCGCTGACGCTGCAAGTGTCTGTTTCCGAGAAGGCCAAGCTCGC GCCGTCCAGCCACTGGGACAGCTCGGCCACGTCTTACTTGTACCACCTTTTCAAAA CGTCGAGTCAGGTGGAGGCCGTGGTCCTGCAGGATGAGTCCCAGTCCGCCGCCATCGAGCTCTACATAAGTGTCAACGGTGTCAAG ATTTGTGTGAATGATGAGCTGGTGGCCAAGAGGTTTGCAATTTACAGCCAAGACGTGTCCGACAGCAGCAAGCTGGAGCAGCTCAATATTCAGCATTTTAGGTTTCCGCGCCGCGGCCTCAAAGCACCTCCCTGGAAGCCGCCAGCACGGACCGCGTCCGCTCCGGTGTCACGAACACAAGTGGAAACTTCGTCCACTCCAG TGATTCAGCATGCGGGACTGCGACCATGCGATCGAATGCCAGCGACCTCTCAG AGCCCTGAGTGTGAGGGAGGCATCAGTTCAAAGGTCACAGACGGACACGTGTTAACGGGAAACCACTCACAGAG TGACTTATTAGAGGATTCCGATGCCTCCCTGGCCACCGCGTTCAATTCCCACCTCGCTTTGTTCAG GTTCATGAGGTTCCTCAATCCCGAATGCACCGTTGAGGCCgagacaagt GCGAGTCGACCCGAGGAGCTGACCCAATGTTCGCCTCCACATTCTTCCAGCTCGTCCAGCACAGGACAGGAAGT CGGGCCGGCTCCCGAACAATCGGATGCGATGAAGCTGGAAGACGACAAGTGGGCTCGCACAAG ACTTTTGGAGTGGCTGAATCCAAAGTCTCTGAAATTTCATTCAGATGATGATGAATGTGATCCG GTCCTTCCCATAAATCCGAAGATATGTGACATTCTGGTTCACTCGAGCCTCCCGACGGAGCCATTTTCAAGCCTGGATGACGCCCCCATCACTGACAACTTCCGCAGG ATGTTGCAGAGGAAGCAGTTCTGCCCGTCTCCTGTGGACCTTGTGGCCTGGCCCGCCGTGGCTCGAGGAAACAACACCGTTGTCATTTCGCCCACCGCTGACCAGCCTCACGGCTACTTGGCCCCCTTCCTCAGTCATATGCTGCTCAGCACCATCTTCACCATCTCCTCATCCAGAGTGGGA CCGTTAGCAGTGGTGCTGTGTCCCGGCTGGGAGAAGGTCCACCTGCTGTGCGACCTTCTTAAGGAGGGCCAGGTTTCCCGGAGCCTCAACCCGGCCGGTGTGCTGAATGGCGGTGCCAAAGACGTCAATATTCCTAAAGACT GCCTGCTGTTGGTGACGACTCCCTTCAGTCTTGTGCGTCTGCTGTCACGTCACTGCTTCCTGTTCCTGCGTTTACGCCACCTTGTGCTCGATGAAGCCGACCAGCTCTTTGCGTTGGCTCCAGACCAG ATGGAGACCATCTTGCAGCATTTTCAGAAGGTCATCTCCCGCCAGGAAATGTCGTCGTGCCCGCAGCAGCTGGTCGCTTCGGCCAAGCGGTGGACGGCTCAAATGGAGGCTCTGATTGCCAATCACATGCCCGACGCTTGCACGGTCATCGCAGCTCCCGAAGAAGCGGCCCTCTATGGAAACGTGCAGCAG GTTGTCCTCATGACCTTGGAGAGCAGCAAGATCGCCACGCTGTTGAGCGTGATGGACTTCTGCCCTGATGTGGGCCAGAAGACCGTCATCATCTGCAACACCGCTGCAGAGGTTGAAGATGTCCACAAGG CTGTGAGCAGTAAATCGGGTTTCTGTATGAAGACTCACGAGGGTTTAACGCACACCGTTGACTTTGTGCTGCAGCAGTgggccaaatgcatcagacccGGCACGAACGTCATTCTGG TCATCACCAATGAGTGCCTGAGCTGTTTAGGGCTGACAGACGCTACCTGTGTGGTCCATTTTGCCTTCCCAAGTTCACCCAAAACGTTTGGAAGCCGACTCTTCTGCATGAGTAGCCACTTCCGAAATCTCTCAGAGCCT AGCTCAACGGCGAGAGTTTCTCAAGTCTGCAAGTCCTTGCTGCTGGTCTCTGAGAGAAACGCGCGGCACGTCGTCGGCCTGGTCCGCTACCTGAAACGAAGCCGTGCTCCGCTACCCGCGGAGCTGCTGGCTTTCGCAGAAGCGGCCCGCGAGGTCCAAGAGGAGGACAAGACTGACCGGCCCTTCTGTCACTACCTGAAAAGTTTTGGAGTGTGCAG GTTCAGCAGGTGTCCGGACCGTCACAGGCTCGTTTCTCAGCTGGATCAATCCAATCTTCCTGCTTCTGGATTCATAGAG GTGTTGCCTCTCTACGTCAAGACGGCCTCAGTCTTCTGTGGTCGGATAGTCCGGGAGGAGGATGGCGTGTTTGACCGCATGATGGCTGACATGACGTCTTACTATGCCGACTGCCAGCCGCTCTCTGAGGAGCTACGAGAAGGAGGCTTGTATGCTGTGCAGGAAGACCAAGACTTCCACAG GGTGAAGGTCATAACTGTCCCCGATGCCAAAGACCGCCCATTTTTCGGCGTCCTTGTTCGCTTCATTGATGTCGGAAAAGAGAAAGAAGTCAACTCCTGCCAGATCCTGCGGCTGCCGGACGAGTTCCGCACTGTGCCCGGCCAggctgtagagatgattgtgtgCCAGGTGAAGCCCGGCGACGCCGAGGCCGACTGGCATCCAAAG GTGACCCGAGCCGTCAGCCAGAAGATTGTCGGTGTCAGGCACAGAGCCAGAGCCGCCCACAGTCTGGGAAACGCGGTCTTCCTGGATATTATG GTTCGGGAGACTCGGGTGCCCGGCATGAAGACGGTAATCAGCGAGTACAACGTACCGGCGCTCATTCTGAACACGGGCATGGCCGAGCGAAACCCGGGCCACCTGGACCAGCTGAAGGCGCTCAGTCTCACTCGCGG GAATCGAACCAGCGACCCTCCGGTGGAGCCAGAGTCCTTACAGATTAGCAATTTATCCACCATCCGAAACAAAGCAGTGGAAGGAGTCAAGGAGCTTGAAGTACCAGAACATCAAGCACTTCCTCTTCGTCAGGAAGCAGACGAAAAGACAAACATCCAAAGTTCTTCCCATATCAG CGGAACTGAAATCAACCAGACAACGAACCAGCCTCCGCATCTAAACATCTTCGAAGATG GTGATCCCGCCGGTGATGACCGAAACGACGAGGTGCTCGTCGCGTGCCGCGCAGACGTGACAAAGAA TCTGCACCCTCAGGTCCGCTGGTACCAGACGTCCACGTCGTTGAGCGTCACGCTGAAGCTGAGGGACCCGCAGGGTCAGCGCTGCGACTTCCACCCCGACCGGGCGGTCTACAG CGGAAGCGTGGACGGCCGCCGCTACAGAGCAGATCTGGATCTCTACGCGGGCGTGTTGGCCGAGCGCTGCCGCTGGGAGCTCAAGTGCGGCGAGCCCGTCCTGGCGCTGGTCAAACGGGAGTGCGGCTACTGGCCCGCGCTTCTCAGGAGCAAG AACAAATTTGTGAGTTACGACGTGGACCAcctggaggaggaagacgacgTTTCGACTCATA gtgtCGCGTTTCTGGGCGACACGGGAGAAGAATTCCATTTTGTCGACACAGACAGCAGCACCGACAGCGACTCCGCGTGCTGA